Proteins found in one Mustela lutreola isolate mMusLut2 chromosome 10, mMusLut2.pri, whole genome shotgun sequence genomic segment:
- the LOC131810062 gene encoding large ribosomal subunit protein uL22-like, giving the protein MVRYSLDPENPTKSCKSRGSNLRVHFKNTRETAQAIKGMHIRKATKYLKDVTLQKQCVPFRRYNGGVGRCAQAKQWGWTQGRWPKKSAEFLLHMLKNAESNAELKGLDVDSLVIEHIQVNKAPKMRRRTYRAPGRINPYMSSPCHIEMILTEKEQIVPKPEEEVAQKKKISQKKLKKQKLMARE; this is encoded by the coding sequence ATGGTTCGCTATTCGCTTGACCCGGAAAACCCTACGAAATCATGCAAGTCAAGAGGTTCAAATCTCCGTGTTCACTTTAAGAACACACGTGAAACTGCCCAGGCCATCAAGGGTATGCATATCCGAAAAGCCACCAAGTATCTGAAAGACGTCACTTTGCAGAAGCAGTGTGTGCCATTCCGTCGCTACAATGGTGGAGTTGGTAGGTGTGCCCAGGCCAAACAGTGGGGCTGGACACAAGGTCGGTGGCCCAAGAAGAGTGCTGAATTTTTACTGCACATGCTTAAAAACGCAGAGAGTAATGCTGAACTTAAGGGTTTAGATGTCGATTCTCTGGTCATTGAGCACATTCAGGTGAACAAAGCCCCCAAGATGCGGCGTAGGACTTACAGGGCTCCTGGTCGCATTAACCCATACATGAGCTCTCCCTGCCACATTGAGATGATCCTTACTGAAAAAGAGCAGATTGTTCCTAAACCAGAAGAGGAGGttgcacagaagaaaaagatatcccagaagaaactgaagaaacaaaaacttatggCCCGGGAGTAA